One stretch of Miscanthus floridulus cultivar M001 chromosome 18, ASM1932011v1, whole genome shotgun sequence DNA includes these proteins:
- the LOC136523769 gene encoding uncharacterized protein encodes MDRSWIFGAPFTPAYVKGVEEFMQFVSERYPKDSQILCPCSRCLNQKMQSQHDASDHIHIYGMSATYTRWIHHGESADTEVVDNLEQQVEGRDHDFGIHVDVADDDYDEDHGVPEMIGELYAAAEAEGQQPMFARVLEDAKKSLSPGSRHSKFSFLVRMLYIKSRYQIGNTAFSAMIKLLSEGYPQSELPKSYDEAKKYLRELGLGCENIHVCPNNCVLFRKRYAKDNVCPVCKASRWQDESGTKRVPHKVLRHFPLLPRLKRIFASKRTSEETQWHQKKRTPVNNVMSHPADGEAWKDFDRREKTFASDPRNLRLALATDGFNPFGNMSTQYSMWPVLLTPLNLPPWECVNPANCFMALLIPGPKSPGKDFDVFLEPLIEDLIDLWKGVRTFDACTGKKFDLRAAVLWCIHDYPALSTLSGRTTKGYYACIHCDKDPLSRAIRNKICYIGHRRYLFQGHAWRRSLAFDGKRENKDEPGKFTLEEVLEELEKVKDVRPGKHPDITGNKRKRNEGPRIYSRKVGLWRLPYWQHLKLPHNLDVMHIEKNICENILGTLLNVQGKTKDTTNARLDLYDMGIRPEFHLQQHGNSVIAPPAPYVLGKDQKIAFCKFLKGIKFPDGYAANLARYITADGSKIQGKLKTHSCHILLQRIIPAGLRGLVRKDVYEAVAEIGTFFRELCSRNLRIDVVKRLKQEIPLILCKLEKIFPPAFFDVMVHLAVHLPDEALLRGPVQYGWMYPIERRLGTLKNFVSNRGRPEGSIANAYMASDTLTFCSRYMEDIDTRFNRDDGSAGEVPLPDDISVFKHGVTLVGSDRRQYIDDVVLNKLVWYVLNNCAEVEEYMDLYRADLEEQGACDVDRMVEKGFAKWFKCHIANKRKENPESVSEGLWALSCGPDLRVKTCAACKVNGVWYSTVDREKFLLTQNSGVLTEGSHNGKDVDFYGVLKEVIELEYNSNLQVRRTVVLFRCDWFNLEGKTRGLRDDGHFKSINVQSLWYKTDPFILATQSKKIFYLQDTSLGKDWRVVQKFEHRNIYDVSEKDKDSHDVHQDEYGSDTEHVVQAGAENEVMQNIQGGEGTITEGNLEHLIKSKKQPIIHVDSEDEEEDETIEQYCSDGGNENNGYMSLDDEDDDL; translated from the exons ATGGATAGAAGCTGGATTTTTGGGGCACCATTCACACCTGCATATGTgaaaggagttgaagagttcatgcAATTTGTTAGTGAAAGATACCCCAAAGACAGCCAGATACTTTGCCCGTGCAGCAGATGTCTAAATCAAAAAATGCAGTCTCAGCATGATGCAAGTGACCATATACACATTTATGGAATGTCAGCTACGTACAccaggtggattcatcatggggagtCGGCGGATACTGAAGTGGTTGATAATTTGGAGCAGCAGGTCGAAGGAAGGGATCATGACTTTGGGATACATGTGGATGTGGCCGATGATGACTATGATGAGGATCACGGAGTACCAGAGATGATAGGAGAGCTGTATGCTGCGGCAGAGGCAGAGGGACAACAACCAATGTTTGCAAGAGTCCTTGAGGATGCGAAGAAGTCACTTAGCCCGGGATCTAGGCACTCAAAATTCTCTTTTCTGGTGAGGATGTTGTATATCAAGTCTCGTTATCAAATTGGGAATACAGCATTTTCCGCGATGATCAAGTTGTTGTCAGAAGGATACCCTCAGAGTGAGTTGCCAAAATCATATGATGAGGCCAAGAAATATCTTAGAGAATTGGGTCTTGGCTGTGAAAACATCCATGTGTGCCCGAACAATTGTGTGTTGTTTCGAAAGAGGTATGCTAAAGACAATGTGTGTCCAGTATGCAAGGCATCTAGATGGCAAGATGAATCTGGGACCAAGAGGGTTCCACACAAGGTATTGAGGCATTTTCCACTTTTGCCAAGGTTGAAAAGAATTTTTGCTTCAAAGCGAACTTCTGAGGAAACACAATGGCACCAGAAAAAGAGGACGCCAGTCAACAATGTAATGAGCCATCCAGCTGATGGGGAAGCATGGAAGGATTTCGACAGGAGAGAAAAAACCTTTGCATCCGACCCGAGGAACCTAAGGCTTGCCTTAGCTACCGATggattcaatccatttggcaacatGAGTACCCAGTACAGTATGTGGCCAGTGCTTCTGACACCCCTGAATCTCCCACCATGGGAATGCGTGAATCCAGCAAACTGCTTTATGGCATTACTCATCCCAGGTCCAAAGTctccaggaaaggattttgatgtGTTCCTTGAGCCCCTAATTGAAGACCTGATCGATCTATGGAAGGGTGTCCGCACCTTCGATGCATGTACTGGTAAGAAGTTTGACCTTCGCGCTGCCGTGCTGTGGTGTATACATGATTATCCAGCGCTGAGCACGTTATCAGGGCGAACAACAAAAGGTTATTATGCATGTATTCATTGCGACAAGGATCCGTTGTCTCGGGCAATAAGGAATAAGATATGTTACATTGGACACCGTCGTTACCTTTTTCAGGGACATGCATGGCGGAGAAGCTTGGCTTTCGATGGTAAGCGTGAAAACAAAGATGAGCCAGGCAAGTTCActttggaggaggtcctagaggagctagagaaggtgaaagatgtcagGCCAGGGAAGCATCCTGACATTACTGGGAATAAAAGGAAGCGCAATGAGGGTCCAAGGATTTATAGCCGCAAAGTTGGGTTGTGGAGATTGCCATACTGGCAACATCTAAAGCTTCCACATAATCTCGATGTGATGCACATAgagaaaaacatatgtgaaaacattcttgGCACATTACTCAATGTACAGGGCAAGACCAAGGACACAACCAATGCTAGGCTAGATTTGTATGATATGGGCATAAGACCTGAATTTCACTTGCAGCAGCATGGCAACTCAGTcattgctccacctgctccgtatGTCTTGGGGAAGGATCAGAAAATCGCGTTCTGCAAGTTTCTCAAAGGTATCAAGTTTCCTGATGGATATGCAGCTAACCTAGCAAGATACATAACTGCAGATGGTTCGAAGATCCAGGGAAAGCTGAAAACACATTCTTGCCACATACTCCTGCAAAGAATCATACCTGCTGGCCTAAGAGGACTGGTGAGGAAGGATGTATATGAAGCAGTTGCAGAGATCGGGACCTTCTTCAGGGAACTATGCAGTAGAAATCTACGGATTGATGTTGTCAAACGGCTGAAACAAGAAATTCCATTGATCCtatgcaagcttgagaaaatCTTTCCACCTGCCTTCTTTGATGTCATGGTGCACTTGGCCGTCCATCTTCCTGATGAGGCACTGCTTAGAGGACCTGTTCAgtatggatggatgtacccaatagaaaGGCGGCTAGGCACTTTGAAGAATTTTGTAAGCAACAGGGGTAGGCCGGAAGGATCAATTGCTAACGCATATATGGCAAGTGACACCTTGACTTTTTGTTCTAGGTATATGGAGGATATTGACACTAGATTTAATCGTGATGATGGTAGTGCTGGAGAGGTGCCATTGCCTGATGACATCTCTGTTTTTAAGCATGGTGTTACTCTTGTTGGATCTGATAGGAGGCAGTACATTGATGATGTTGTCCTGAATAAGTTAGTCTGGTATGTGCTAAATAATTGTGCCGAAGTTGAGGAATATATGGA CTTGTACAGGGCCGATCTAGAGGAGCAAGGTGCATGTGATGTTGATAGAATGGTTGAAAAAGGATTTGCAAAGTGGTTTAAGTGCCAT ATTGCGAACAAACGCAAGGAGAATCCAGAATCGGTTAGCGAAGGACTGTGGGCACTGTCATGTGGCCCAGATCTGCGAGTTAAGACTTGTGCAGCTTGCAAGGTCAATGGAGTGTGGTATAGCACTGTGGATCGTGAGAAGTTCCTTCTGACACAAAATAGTGGTGTACTGACTGAAGGTTCACATAATGGGAAAGACGTAGATTTTTATGGAGTCCTTAAAGAGGTAATTGAGTTGGAATATAACTCGAATCTGCAAGTCCGTCGGACGGTGGTCCTATTTCGATGcgattggttcaatctagaaggCAAGACGAGAGGCCTTCGAGATGACGGACATTTCAAATCCATCAATGTGCAGTCATTATGGTACAAGACTGATCCTTTCATCTTAGCGACTCAATCGAAAAAGATATTTTACCTGCAAGACACATCTTTAGGTAAAGATTGGCGAGTTGTGCAGAAATTTGAACATAGGAATATTTATGATGTGTCTGAAAAAGATAAGGACAGTCATGATGTGCATCAGGATGAGTATGGTTCTGATACTGAACATGTAGTGCAAGCAGGTGCTGAAAATGAGGTCATGCAGAATATTCAAGGTGGAGAAGGCACTATAACTGAAGGAAATTTAGAACACCTTATAAAAAGCAAGAAGCAACCTATTATTCATGTAGAtagtgaggatgaggaggaagatgagacaATAGAGCAGTACTGTAGTGATGGTGGCAATGAGAACAATGGTTACATGTCCCtagacgatgaagatgatgatctctAG